The Notolabrus celidotus isolate fNotCel1 chromosome 6, fNotCel1.pri, whole genome shotgun sequence nucleotide sequence aCTTTGAAGTCACTTTTAATCAGGGATTATCAATAAGAATCAGAATAAATCAGAGATTTGAAAAGTCTCTTTAAttgttctttttgatttttagcACAATTCAATGCATGTGTCAAAAATCCACATTTTCCTCTGTGTAACTTTTCCTAAATGTCCGTGTGTCAGATGGATCTTTTGATGAGAAGTGTTGAATTCTGGGACATATTACTGATGAACAGTGTGTCTGAAAAaagtcattttgttttcttgatttctGTGAATTTCTGTTGCGTCTGATCAtgttctttgttcttctttcattgagcaaagacaacaaacgagctcctgtgagaacctttctgtttgtgtgggtttggcgccccctgctgtgttttcttcaacaacaaaatctcattctgctttcatgTAATAGTCACAATTAATAGTGGAGTCTATCACTCATCAAGAATCTTTGCCGtggaaaatgacaaataaatcaataaaagacaTTTTCAGCAGGTTTTTCTATTTTGAGTCATTTTGATCGTTTATTCTCagattgattgttttattgtaaGATGCTTTAgacaatattcaaatatattctCTATATAGTATAAAGGAGTGTATTTAACAAAGTTAGAATATAGTGAGAtggttctctttttttcacacgAGCTCAAAATGAGAAACTGGAAACAagattctgatgttttttttagctgtaggCCAAAATTATCAAAGTCAAAATAGATTTAACTCTTAAAACATTTCACTTGATGTCTAATGAGACGACAATATgttacattttcactttcttaaatgACTGATGGAcaatattgtttattttcacaACATTTAGAATTGTTGAGATGCACTCgtactttatttaaatacaattaaaagaaaagaaaagagagaaaatcaatCTTTTTTGATCTGTTTAGATAAAtcctatttaaataaataaaaacagctttaaattgaattgtagtgtcagcttgtttgtgtctgtggttggtagccaggtaataagagggatgatgtatagtgaccTTTCCACACATGTAGCAGCCTGTTTatgaaaacatacagtatgttcatTCATCTGACAGACTTCTTGTTTTCTGAGTATAATTATATGTTCTTAAATATGAAGAATGAAAAGTCAGTAAAGACTCTTCTTAGATCAAAGCCACGTCAAGGTGTGCGCCCACGAGGCCTGAGTGACGtcactggaggaggaggggcttgAACGCCAGTTTTCCTgagatgaaagtgaaagttagtcTGAGTGTGAGCAGAGCTGCGGTCGAGAAAAgtctccctgtttctctctaAAGACAAATTCAAGCAAAGTCTTGGAGTTTTTCTCAACTGAACAGCAGAATCTGTGTCCATCAGCGGTGAGTACACTGACCTACAAAGACTAAATGTACTGACTGAACAtttaagaggaaacaagaagcTGCTCCCTCCCCGTCTGTTCAACTCGACACTAGACGACGAGAAGTAGAGCCAGAGGATTATAAAGTTGATATCTACGGAAATAAAGTGGTTCTAAAGTAGAATAAAGTGGTTCTAGGTGAACACAGTCTAATAAAGTGGTTCTAGGTGAACACAGTCTAATAAAGTGGTTCTAGGTGAACACAGTCTAATAAAGTGGTTCTAGGTGAACACAGTCTAATAAAGTGGTTCTAGGTGAACACAGTCTAATAAAGTGGTTCTAGGTGGACTCAGTCTAATAAAGTGGTTCTAGGTGAACTCAGTCTAATAAAGTGGTTCTAGGTGGACTCAGTCTAATAAAGTGGTTCTAGGTGGACTCAGTCTAATAAAGTGGTTGTGTATTTGGTGAAAGTCCTTATAGGTGTGGTGAgttgtccctctctctctctgcggtCAAGTGAGCCGTCTTTTGTTAAACCCTGGTGAAGCCAGCCTCCCCTCGAAAAATAATGCGCGTCTATACAGGGAATTACGGTACGGCTGCTGCGAGCGACCAAAAAGGAGGAATGTAGTTCCAAAAGTTGTTAttgaatatgaaaatgaaatttaaaaaatacagaaaaagtaCTAGTTCTCTATATTTTAAGATGATTGAAATTTTtgagattatttttaaattctgctcaaattgcacgctttgatattttgtcatattgagcattttattttgaaaaatctgggagaggtgacaaagatctttcaatggattatagTTCCTCATGTCCATAGTTGTTACCCTGaaatttctcagcagattttactgtagaatttttgagaaaaataatgttcaattctgctcaaattgcactcagacactttgatattttactcattttcaatattttattttgaaaaatctgtgAGTCAATCATTATTCTCAAAAtctatacagtaaaatctgctgagaaattttagggtgacagccagggacaCGAGGAaaaataatccattgaaagatctttgtcacctcttccagatttttcaaaataaaataatgaaaatgagtaaaatatcaaagcgtctcagTGCAATTTTAGCAGattgaacattatttttctcaaaaactatacTGTAAAATCTGCTAGTGGACAACATCATGGTTTGATCCTGTCCATCAAAGGAAGATCTgatttgtcatttcaaaataaaagacacttgaaatttGGAAAAGTAGCAATAATTTTGGAATATTTTCCACTATTAGTCTGAACTGAAGTTAGTCAGTTGAAACtaggattttttaaaataatctccCTTTGAAAATATCCCAAATTATTGCAATAATGCTacatttcaagtgtcttttattttgaaatgacacatcagaccGAGCTGTGATCATTGTTGCTTTAGTTGCTTTGAAAACGTTTACACTTAGACGTAGACGAGCCGTATTAACGGGATATGTAGAACAGGAATGAGTGATCGGCTAGTTTTTAGTCCGTTTACTATTTAAGTCTGTGACTTGTTGATGATATCCTGTAATGGTGACACTTTCTATGTTCCACTTctcatactttgtttttattcttcctctctttttgtcctcaGGTTGTAGAAATGTCTGCTGCCAGCTGTCTGCTGACTGAAGATCAGTTCCTGtgctccatctgtctggatgtgttcactgatccTGTCGCCTTATCATGTGGACACAACTTCTGTAAAAGCTGCATCACTGAACACTGGGATGTTAATGTCTCGTGTCAGTGTCCAAACTgtaaagaggtttttaaaacaagACCTGAGCTGAAGGTCAACACCTTCATCTCTGAGATGGCTGCTCAGTTCAGACAGTCAGCTCAACaggaagccagcagcagcagctcagagcaaCAAGTTTCCAAACCAGCAGAAGTTCCCTGTGACGTCTGCACTGGAACCAAACTGAAGGCCCTGAAGTCCTGCCTGGTGTGTCTGGTTTCTTACTGTGAGACTCACCTGGAGCCTCACCTGACAGCTTCACGTCTGAAGAGACATCAGCTGATCGACCCTGTGGAGAACCTGGAAGGCAGGATGTGTGAGAAGCACGACAAACTGCTGGAGCTGTTCTGTAAGAACGaccagatgtgtgtctgcatgatgTGCCCCTACTCAGACCACAAGACTCATGATGTTGTTCCTCTGAGAGAAGGATATGAAGGAAAGAAGGCCGAGCTGGggaagacagaggctgaaattcagaagatgatccagaagagacgACTGAAGCTTGAagagttcaaacagtcagtggaGCTCAGCAAGAagaatgcagacagagagatggcagAAGGTGTTCAGGTCTTCAGCGCTCTGATGGAGACTGTTGAGAGACGCCTAAATAATCTGACGGACACgatcaaagagaagcagagagagacggaggaacaGGCTGAAGGCTTCATCAAAGAGCTGCAACAGGAAATCTCTGAGCTGGAGAAGAGAAGCTCTGAAGTGAAGAAGCTCTCACGCTCTGaagaccacctccacctcctccaaaacatcaCGGCCCTGAACGCTGCTCCACCCACCAAGAACTGGACTGGAGTCAGAGTCCATCCACCTTCATATGAGGGGACTGTGGAGAGAgctgtgaagcagctggaggagacgctcagTGAACAGATGAAGAAGCTGATCTCTGAGGCCGAGCTGAAGAGAGTCCAGCAGTATGAGGTGGATCTGACTCTTGATCCTGATACAGCACATCCTAatctcatcctgtctgatgATGGAAAACAAGTTCATGACAGTGATGTGAGGAAGAATCTCCCAAACAATCCAGAGAGATTTGATTCTTGTGTTATGGTCTTATCAAAGCAGAGTTTCTCTTCAGGCAGATTTTACTTTGAGGTTCAGGTTAAAGGGAAGACTGAGTGGGATTTAGGAGTGGTCAGAGAGTCGATCAACAGGAAGGGAGACATCACACTGAGTCCTCAGAATGGTTTCTGGACGATATGGTTGAGGAATAAAAATGAGTACGAAGCTCTTGATGACCCTTCAGTcgatctctctctgcagtctgatcCTGAGAAGGTGGGGGTGTTTGTGGACTATGAGGAGGGTCTGGTCTCCTTTTATGACGttgatgctgcagctctgatctaCTCCTTCACTGGCTGCTCCTTCACTGAGAAACTCTACCCATACTTTAGTCCCTGTCCTAATTATGGAGGTAaaaactctgctcctctgatcaTCTCTCCTGTCAACCAAACTGAGGAGAGCAACCACTGAGTTTCAGAGAAAGGTTGATGTCAAAGAGAACACCTGAAGAGGTGTCCATCATCACAAATGTCTTTAAGGCCTTTAAGGTGTCCTTTAGTTCCTGAATATGACCCTTGATGTGTTTCATCCTGCTGACAGCATGCTCACTCCTTGAAgacaaacatttctttcatgagattaaaattataatctgagttttaTAACTGTTAGAGTCAAATTGTGAGCGTCTGCAGAGAGTTGGTGTTAACAGCAGCGTGCTGTTTACTGTAGAGGAGGTGACATGCACAAGATTTCAGGTGACCATGACCACAGTTACACCTCTTCTTGACATATAAaggattgtttttgtaaatagaatctgtaaatatgaCTTTGAAGTCACTTTTAATCAGGGATTATcaataataatcagaataaatCAGAGATTTGAAAAGTCTCTTTAAttgttctttttgatttttagcACAATTCAATGCAATGTGTCAAAAATCCACATTTTCCTCTGTGTAACTTTTCCTAAATGTCCGTGTGTCAGATGGATCTTTTGATGAGAAGTGTTGAATTCTGGGACATATTACTGATGAACAGTGTGTCTGAAAAaagtcattttgttttcttgatttctGTGAATTTCTGTTGCGTCTGATCAggttctttgttcttctttcattgagcaaagacaacaaacgagctcctgtgagaacctttctgtttgtgtgggtttggcgccccctgctgtgttttcttcaacaacaaaatctcattctgctttcatgTAATAGTCACAATTAATAGTGGAGTCTATCACTCATCAAGAATCTTTGCCgtggaaaattacaaataaatcaataaaagacaTTTTCAGCAGGTTTTTCTATTTTGAGTCATTTTGATCGTTTATTCTCagattgattgttttattgtaaGATGCTTTAgacaatattcaaatatattctCTATATAGTATAAAGGAGTGTATTTAACAAAGTTAGAATATACTGAGAtgattctctttttttcacactAGCTCAAAATGAGAAACTGGAAACAagatttggatgttttttttagctgtaggCCAAAATTATCAAAGTCAAAATAGATTTAACTCTTAAAACATTTCACTTGATGTCTAATGAGACGACAATATgttacattttcactttcttaaatgACTGATGGAcaatattgtttattttcacaACATTTAGAATTGTTGAGATGCACTCgtactttatttaaatacaattaaaagaaaagaaaagagagaaaatcaatCTTTTTGATCTGTTTAGATAAATcctatttaaatcaataaaaacagcttgAAATTGAATTGTAgtgtcagcttgtttgtgtctgtggttggtagccaggtaataagagggatgatgtatagtgaccTTTCCACACATGTAGCAGCCTGTTTatgaaaacatacagtatgttcatTCATCTGACAGACTTCTTGTTTTCTGAGTATAATTATATGTTCTTAAATATGAAGAATGAAAAGTCAGTAAAGACTCTTCTTAGATCAAAGCCACGTCAAGGTGTGCGCCCACGAGGCCAGAGTGACGtcactggaggaggaggggcttgAACGCCACTTTTCCTgagatgaaagtgaaagttagtcTGAGTGTGAGCAGAGCTGCGGTCGAGGAAAgtctccctgtttctctctaAAGACAAATTCAAGCAAAGTCTTGGAGTTTTTCTCAACTGAACAGCAGAATCTGTGTCCATCAGCGGTGAGTACACTGACCTACAAAGACTAAATGTACTGACTGAACAtttaagaggaaacaagaagcTGCTCCCTCCCCGTCTGTTCAACTCGACACTAGACGACGAGGAGTAGAgcctttaaaaagaagaaggtttaaaatcaagtatttaTAAACCAGAATAAAGAGGTTGTGTATGAGGTGAACGTCCTCATAGGTGTGGTGAGTTGGCTCTCCCTCTGtagctgtgtctcaattcagggtCTGCATCCTTTGGAGGACGCAGCCTACGCGGTCTGTGGAGGTGAGTCCTTCGGAGGCCCGTTCGAGGGCCGCATTAACTGTTGTGAAATGAGACGGTCTGGCCTTCGGAGGATTGTTCACGACCTTACCTTTACGTCAAGGTTTCTGCCGTCCAGGCTCgcgaaaggagagagagagagaaaggaagacagacagaaagaaagaagagaagagaagataatTTATGGAGCCAGAGCtgttacctttatttatttattttcaattttatgctggaagaagaggagaaacgcCTCCGTCGGCTGGTGTATCTCCGGCTGAGAGAGGACCGTAGAGAGGTAAATCTGTTCTTTAAACCcacagtaatattatcattagctagttaacagtaatattatcattagctagttaacagtaatattatcattagctagttaacagtaatattatcattagctagttaacagtaatattatcattagctagttaacagtcaGGAGTAATTAATATACCTATACATTACGTTAATTACCGTGAAGAGACATTAAAGCTAGGCATAAAAACTATAGATTGGTATATGGTTTAACTTTGACAATTGATTCATAGTTAAGTGACCCTGAccttaatttaatattaaaatgtgtcatgaaTCATCAAAACCAGATTGAGAAGACTAGATTGACTGTAAGTGGATAGATAGACAGATTTAGCATTATCTATCAAAGCTCTAAAATTAACTAGAATTAATTTTTTAACTTAAGTTATGAAGCTATTCTTTAATTAaccattttcttctgtttttcttctcttttcctaATCCAGACCAGACACCTGGACTGCAGGATCAACCTGGCTGTTCCTATATTGGACACATTTTTTGGCCAGGGTGACACCAGGCCAGACTTCAGGCTGAGCAGAGAGTCTCTGGCAGTGCTGCTGGACCCCCTCCACCAGGAGCggagacaataataaaaactcttctttaataaaataaaaaattcagtCCCTTTTTGTCTCTGAAACGTAacaatattgtaatttttacACATAAACACGTAAACAATCTTGTGTACAAATAAATCAAGTCAACAGCAGTAATTTTCAGCAGTGTTTATTAACTTGCATgggtaaaaacaaatacagtaaaacaaatatcagGGTTTCTACTAGAAAAGTTATTAGGCCCGGTGGCAAGCTGATCAGGGAACACACGTCACACAAGTTTTTGGGTAACTTTTTGATGGGGGGCGGCAGCAAACTGTCATTTGTACGTAGATGCTACATTAAGTCAGTGCTAAAAGCTGACAGGAGATTTGAAAATATGACtatgtgatgtgaatgttgtCAAACACCTTTTCAGAAGTGTTCTGCTGATTTTCATTTTGccagctctgaaaaacaaaacatcttaaaaaacataGTAGCTTCAATATCATCATCCATGTCtgtatacatattttattttcaggttgTCCCATTTGTTTTGGCCTGCTGGCCAAGAcacatgttgttaaataaacacacatatgtgtgtaaACACtgcatatatacatatatatatatatatatatatacacacaccattCAGTATGTTCTcagaaatataacattttaaaattcagcCTGAGAGGCTGTTCATATGCAATAATCCTAAAATAAAACCTGGtatgtccagcaaatttggtcagatctgaactgatgtatgaagtaactgttaactaccataccttaactaatgatgtattaaacacgttgtcattacatgaagtcagacaggatcattagttcatagtgaacaacaggaagtcattattaattcatacagaaatttatcatgagtcatgcattacttcaacatgacttcagcattatttcactaagaaaactgttccattattataaagtgttaccataaTTATTGACTTACCTCCATCTAACAGTGGCTGAATGTTTAACACCCGTAATGATCGTTCTGATCCCTCAGTGTTATGAATCTCTTGGTTTGATCCTGTTTGATCCTTGCtccctaaaaaacaaaagaaatgtaaagcatGTTTTGTCATGTCAACAGACACAAGGATTCTTATATGGCGAAAaaactttaataataaaaattataataatcctGAAGTCAGCTCTGTATTCAATGCAAACGTTTAACTAGACTTTACAGTTGTACAGTCTGGAAATAACGCAGGGCTCACAACCTCATCTAAAGTCGGTCATCTTAGTCCATTTATACGTAATATGAAGTATTAACAGTCTAGTCCCGTGGCTACATGTTAGGATTACTAACGTCGCATATTTCAACAGAAATATTAAGGTTTTAAGGTCCCTTGAAACTTCACATATCTGGCGTTGGATGTTCAAAAGAGTAAAACCCAAatacttacatttaaaagtgaatTCCACTCCGTCTCTCTCTTCCCCGCTAGGTGCCGCCATATTGAATAGTAATTTTCATGAATGAGCAGCGGCGCAAAGGATCTTGGGATATATGGGGCCGCGAAGGATAGTAGCGATGTGTCCTTCAAGAAGAGGGAAAAGAAGGCCGCATTTGTGGGCTGCATCCGGCTGCATTTGAAGGAGCCTTCGAAATGGGACAGCCTTCGTGCAGCGTTGTGACGTAATTGGCCTTCAAAATGCAGCCTCCGGAGGATGCAGATCCTGAATTGAGACACCGCTTCTGTCTGCATTAAGAGGAATgagacgtcggtttgtgatgacgtcactaacagctgtttgtgtctgcacacatgttcactgtcatAACTCTGATccatataaacagtaacagagctctgtctctgtgtttacctgtttaacacacacctgcagaagaagagaatctgctctctgtttattctgtcctgaagcatcacagatccattcaccggtaaaatgcctcattattaaattatgtaTTAAGTTacaggaaaatagaaaccatgcaactcttttaaaaccccgtgctcattaatgatcagcctcatatgaaactttattaacctgacaggaaatataacaagtgtttctACCAGGGGCGTTGCTAGGCATAAAGCTCTACTGGGGCACAGGCCCCCTACTATATCCCCTTCCACACCAAGGGAGCTGGatcctcccctggtggtgaggctttcagcagtgtgtctgccccctggtggctggctgcagtataggtcaaaaaatccgtctcctccattcatttgaatgggggagcagccaaactttaaaaaataaatacacgtggtacgaatgtttctcctgtccgtatgctgtggtgatatgtagttagtatctgactgttttgtgttcaaggcctctttttcctgaacagtttctttttcgttagttattagagtttaaaaaacggggttttacttcctgttaactttgattcacagccgccgtagagggtaACTTCAGGACTCACAGCGTcatgtgacgtcacgctgtagggcggagcttattacagtggcttcacaggctctggctgcacaatggcggcgcccaggagagggattttttggcttcagaaccgtacaacgggaagaggcggagcaacgctgtccacttttatttacagtctttgATTGGACCAATCTGCCTCACGtcctgtttcccacaatgcactgcgcttgttccgctttttctttttccttcttttttgacgggaggaaatccgtttttttttgggtgctgtgaaggttattgaattacatataaaccacttcctaactttttaaatcataagtgatgctaaagaagcagtttctctatcggcttcgctgttgtttacttccactttccaaaCCCGGAAATCTAATGACGTGTGACCCAGCGTACTtcaacacacatcaaacagaacagtcaaactacagactaaattcaaacgcagtatgtagtaggcgaTACCttctgcctactacattagtaagtagtatgtaggaGGCCGTTTCGGAGACAGCCTAATAGTGGACAACCTCATGATGTAATCCTGCccatcacaggaagatctgatctgtcatttcaaaatgaaagacaCTTGAAATTTGGAAAAGTAGCAATAATTTTGGAATATTTTCCATTATTAGTCTGAACTGAagttagtcagtggaaactgggatttttaaaaataatctccCTTTGAAAATATCCCAAATTATTGCAATTATGCTacatttcaagtgtcttttattttgaaatgacacatcagaccGAGCTGTGATCATTGTTGCTTTAGTTGCTTTGAAAACGTTTACACTTAGACGTAGACGAGCCGTATTAACGGGATATGTAGAACAGGAATGAGTGATCGGCTAGTTTTTAGTCCGTTTACTATTTAAGTCTGTGACTTGTTGATGATATCCTGTAATGGTGACACTTTCTATGTTCCACTTctcatactttgtttttattcttcctctctttttgtcctcaGGTTGTAGAAATGTCTGCTGCCAGCTGTCTGCTGACTGAAGATCAGTTCCTGtgctccatctgtctggatgtgttcactgatccTGTCAGCACACCATGTGGACACAACTTCTGTAAAAGCTGCATCACTGAACACTGGGATGTTGAAGTCTCGTGTCAGTGTCCAAACTgtaaagaggtttttaaaacaagACCTGAGCTGAAGGTCAACACCTTCATCTCTGAGATGGCTGCTCAGTTCAGACAGAAAGCTCAACaggaagccagcagcagcagctcagagcaaCAAGTTTCCAAACCAGGAGAAGTTCCCTGTGACGTCTGCACTGGAACCAAACTGAAGGCCCTGAAGTCCTGCCTGGTGTGTCTGGTTTCTTACTGTGAGACTCACCTGGAGCCTCACCTGACAATGACAGGTCTGAAGAGACATCAGCTGATCGACCCTGTGGAGAACCTGGAAGGCAGGATGTGTGAGAAGCACGACAAACTGCTGGAGCTGTTCTGTAAGAACGACCAGATGTGCGTCTGCATGATGTGCACTATCTTAGACCACAAGACACATGATGTTGTTCCTCTGAGAGA carries:
- the LOC117814681 gene encoding LOW QUALITY PROTEIN: E3 ubiquitin-protein ligase TRIM21-like (The sequence of the model RefSeq protein was modified relative to this genomic sequence to represent the inferred CDS: deleted 2 bases in 1 codon), with protein sequence MKVKVSLSVSSCGREKSPCFSLKTNSSKVLEFFSTEQQNLCPSAVVEMSAASCLLTEDQFLCSICLDVFTDPVALSCGHNFCKSCITEHWDVNVSCQCPNCKEVFKTRPELKVNTFISEMAAQFRQSAQQEASSSSSEQQVSKPAEVPCDVCTGTKLKALKSCLVCLVSYCETHLEPHLTASRLKRHQLIDPVENLEGRMCEKHDKLLELFCKNDQMCVCMMCPYSDHKTHDVVPLREGYEGKKAELGKTEAEIQKMIQKRRLKLEEFKQSVELSKKNADREMAEGVQVFSALMETVERRLNNLTDTIKEKQRETEEQAEGFIKELQQEISELEKRSSEVKKLSRSEDHLHLLQNITALNAAPPTKNWTGVRVHPPSYEGTVERAVKQLEETLSEQMKKLISEAELKRVQQYEVDLTLDPDTAHPNLILSDDGKQVHDSDVRKNLPNNPERFDSCVMVLSKQSFSSGRFYFEVQVKGKTEWDLGVVRESINRKGDITLSPQNGFWTIWLRNKNEYEALDDPSVDLSLQSDPEKVGVFVDYEEGLVSFYDVDAAALIYSFTGCSFTEKLYPYFSPCPNYGGKNSAPLIISPVNQTEESNH